A genome region from Tenebrio molitor chromosome 4, icTenMoli1.1, whole genome shotgun sequence includes the following:
- the LOC138129914 gene encoding uncharacterized protein isoform X4 yields MNTQREKMLFWLIIYCYLLVKLMSAEVITLIKDSNVTCLITENSVAYYSTSPDITVNRQSSDINVTWIYDDWRNIHSKNSSHGPVTDRRWKGFTKGKFDGFIMNNNVRCFSIYADGGNVTLEFTSGDLKQDIKSLNIKDDDSIDENIRKSSFHWLHYALIRKNNSVNISTNGNVIQTIHLDFVPRSLVIYSNYLKFHDYYFKYSDTITTTKNFSSYLIFDTPKNMCLSFFTSVDKNCYLDVIVNVNKINVFNQTVKGFNEDNLLKSWKEIEIKTNLIGKGEIIFFRRRLDNNTTGYWAIDDIRFCNKNIEIISTDFSHKSDNKVLCKNLNAEYKPGVNMFCNKTGYLGKNCSVSCEQLLGKSYSNCENYTVCLENEFCYCASGYTGASCERTCNPGYWGINCSSLCSSACEICDQTNHCTKCKSKFFGEECSEQLPVVLEPPKLNFITDESVTIEISNLKCSDDEAKPDHYQIQYKQVDEKIYKNFSDPELVTLSTTYRSHIYRISNLTTKTHAYNIRVILMVQNKSFTVDIPELTTFRKTLQATMDDSSLLLRWTGIEEGRSFNYSINHNCTGKFYSNEIMINYTSTNEITTRIENKLTLQTCEIQLWVRIRNSTELIDSILIVPSKLPEATTTDHDFPKAEPESKESARVVVPELKNSTSLESSTVEVPLTSENMDKIFKKYGTHYNQITLTSKLKTTLKGVIGKRHIQHHEVKSSLTNKSILFLISGLILTLAIIISLSSIYYHYALRKGDAQETVMLEEIVPITSEHDQTHNTNIKVADFEDAVRKIIFTNILENELHSIPHTATTTCHIGLESKNINRNKDRFHIPYDCTRVILRPLPGLGTHDYINASYINGYDKPKAYIACQGPKFYTVKDFWRLIWQENVETIVMATNLLENKKRMCAEYWPQKVNALYECGNMTIKLIKEENFEYHDIRVLEICYDIYTRKIEHLHLKWHSSDEIPFYPNDLIPVVKHIRKITENSEVPIVIHSGFGVNRTGTLILCDLALAMANSTNEVNIYNLTRKLREQRPRMVNKTKNYLLVHLVVLEVFVEMENPFKKRIQENLDKNIIKQQLGYLNRLCWNDRVIESPMSQCATTSRLHPSFVDGYGTRKNFIIIQQPNEQTVAKFWKLIVTEEVTHILFLKKVNKKISLWPHRNVGSTGIILVRFLEETRKSYGTINYLHVRRFNKTTGQIIYDTNICLFILKNWNEQKQSPNSVDNFLEITLEFNKLSKGQEPCLIACNDGICASGLFVVISYVLNKYEMELKIDVCNAIRTARRSGTQFIHNSKQLRMVYTYILSYLHNHANYQHVEE; encoded by the exons ATGAACACGCAACgcgaaaaaatgttattttggtTAATTATATATTGTTATTTACTTGTAAAATTAATGTCGGCTGAAGTGATTACACTAATTAAAGATTCAAATGTCACATGTCtaataactgaaaattcaGTTGCCTATTACAGTACATCACCAGATATTacag TTAACCGCCAATCGAGTGACATTAACGTAACTTGGATTTATGATGATTGGAGAAATATACATTCGAAAAATTCCTCGCATGGCCCTGTTACAGATAGGCGATGGAAGG gATTCACTAAAGGGAAATTTGATGGTTTTATTATGAATAATAACGTGCGTTGCTTCTCAATATATGCTGATGGTGGTAACGTGACACTTGAATTCACTTCTGGAGATCTGAAACAGGACATCAAATCACTTAACATAAAAGATGATGATAGCATCGAT gaAAATATTAGAAAATCTTCTTTTCATTGGTTGCATTACGCATTAATACGAAAAAACAATAGTGTTAACATATCAACTAACGGTAATGTAATTCAAACCATACATTTGGACTTTGTTCCACGTTCTCTCGTAATTTACagcaattatttaaaatttcatgacT attatttcaaatattcTGACACAATCACCACgaccaaaaatttttcaagttatttaatttttgatactCCTAAAAATATGTGTCTATCTTTTTTTACATCTGTGGATAAAAACTGTTATCTGGATGTAATTgttaatgtcaataaaataaatgtttttaaccAAACAGTTAAAGGATTTAATGAAGATAATTTGTTGAAGAGTTGgaaagaaattgaaataaaaactaatttaattggaaaaggagaaattatattttttcggAGGCGGTTAGATAATAATACCACAGGGTACTGGGCAATAGATGATATccgtttttgtaataaaaacataG aaattatttccaCAGACTTTTCTCATAAAAGTgacaataaagttttatgtaaaAATCTAAATGCAGAATATAAACCAGGAGTTaatatgttttgtaataaGACTGGGTATTTAGGAAAAAACTGCAGTGTAAGCTGTGAACAATTGCTAGGAAAATCCTATTCGAATTGTGAAAATTATACAGTATGTTTAGAAAACGAATTTTGTTACTGTGCTTCGGGATATACCGGAGCATCTTGTGAAAGAA CTTGTAATCCGGGCTACTGGGGAATAAATTGTAGTTCATTGTGTAGTTCTGCATGTGAAATTTGTGATCAGACGAATCATTGTACAAAAtgtaaaagtaaattttttggaGAAGAATGCTCAG aacAACTGCCAGTTGTGTTGGAACCTCCcaaacttaattttattacagacGAATCAGTAACTATTGAAATTAGTAACCTAAAATGTAGTGATGATGAAGCAAAACCGGACCATTATCAAATCCAATATAAGCAA GTTGACGAAAAAATTTACAAGAACTTTTCGGATCCAGAATTGGTTACATTGAGTACCACCTACAGAAGTCATATTTATAGGATTAGTAATTTGACGACAAAAACACACGCATATAACATAAGAGTAATATTGATGGTTCAAAATAAATCCTTCACAGTTGATATACCGGAGTTAACAACATTTAGAA AAACTCTGCAAGCAACTATGGATGATTCTAGTCTGTTATTAAGATGGACAGGCATCGAAGAAGGAAGATCCTTTAATTATTCCATAAATCATAAC TGCACtggaaaattttattcaaacgAAATAATGATAAACTATACATCAACAAACGAAATAACAACcagaattgaaaataaattaacgcTCCAAACTTGTGAGATACAATTATGGGTCAGAATAAGAAACAGCACTGAACTAATTGACAGTATTTTAATTGTACCATCGAAGCTTCCTGAAGCGACAACAACGGATCATGATTTTCCAAAAGCAGAACCAGAATCCAAAGAGTCTGCAAGAGTTGTGGTCCCCGAATTGAAAAATAGTACTTCATTGGAATCTTCAACCGTTGAAGTACCGTTAACTTCAGAAAATAtggataaaatttttaaaaaatatggaacTCACTACAACCAAATAACTCTGACTTCGAAGTTGAAAACGACACTTAAAG gCGTTATAGGAAAGCGTCACATCCAACATCACGAAGTTAAAAGCAGTCTTACCAATAAGAGCATCTTATTTCTTATATCAGgattaattttaacattggCAATTATAATTTCCTTATCAAGTATCTATTATCATTATGCATTGAGAAAGGGTGACGCCCAAGAGACTGTTATGCTGGAGGAAATAGTGCCTATAACTAGTGAGCATGATCAAACACATAACACAAACATAAAAGTAGCAGATTTTGAAGATGCtgtaagaaaaataattttcacaaatATATTGGAAAACGAGCTTCAC TCCATACCTCACACAGCAACGACAACATGTCACATTGGCTTAGAAAGTAAGAATATTAATAGGAACAAAGATCGGTTTCACATTCCAT ATGACTGTACTCGGGTTATACTAAGGCCACTACCGGGGCTAGGAACTCATGATTATATAAACGCCAGTTACATAAAC GGTTACGACAAACCTAAAGCTTATATTGCTTGTCAGGGACCTAAATTTTATACAGTGAAAGATTTTTGGAGGTTAATTTGGCAAGAGAATGTCGAAACAATCGTAATGGCCACTAACttgttggaaaataaaaaa AGAATGTGCGCCGAGTACTGGCCGCAAAAAGTCAATGCTTTGTACGAATGTGGAAATATGACAATCAAACTAATTAAAGAAGAAAACTTCGAGTACCATGACATTCGGGTACTTGAAATATGTTACGATATCTACACGAGAAAAATTGAACATCTCCATCTGAAATGGCATTCCAGCGATGAAATTCCATTTTATCCAAACGATTTGATACCAGTAGTAAAACACATAAGGAAAATTACTGAAAACAGTGAAGTCCCAATTGTGATTCATTCAGG ATTTGGGGTAAACAGAACAGGAACTTTAATTTTATGCGATCTAGCTTTAGCAATGGCAAATTCAACAAATGAagttaatatttataatttaacaagaaaattaaGAGAACAAAGACCTCGTATGGTAAACAAAACG aagaACTATTTACTagtacatttggttgttttgGAAGTTTTCGTAGAAATGGAAAAtccatttaaaaaacgtaTTCAGGAAAACttagataaaaatattatcaaaCAACAACTAGGCTATCTAAATAGGTTATGTTGGAATGACAGAGTTATTGAATCCCCGATGTCTCAATGTGCAACCACCAGTCGACTGCACCCGAGTTTTG TGGACGGTTACGGAACGAGAAAAAACTTCATAATTATACAACAACCAAACGAACAAACTGttgcaaaattttggaaattaattgtaacagaagaagttactcatattttatttttgaaaaaagttaaC aaaaaaatttcgctATGGCCCCACAGGAATGTTGGTTCTActgggataattttagtgAGATTCTTAGAGGAAACCAGAAAATCCTATGGCACAATAAATTACTTACACGTCCGAAGattcaataaaacgactggacaa ATCATTTACGATACTaatatttgtttgtttatacTGAAGAATTGGAATGAGCAAAAACAATCACCAAATTCTGTTGACAACTTCCTTGAAATTACATTAGAATTTAACAAGCTTAGTAAAGGCCAGGAACCCTGCTTAATCGCGTGTAA TGATGGAATCTGCGCTTCTGGTTTATTTGTGGTCATTTCGTATGTTTTAAATAAGTACGAAATGGAATTGAAAATCGATGTGTGTAATGCTATACGTACTGCGAGGAGAAGTGGAACACAGTTTATACACAATTcg
- the LOC138129914 gene encoding receptor-type tyrosine-protein phosphatase epsilon-like isoform X9: protein MVQNKSFTVDIPELTTFRKTLQATMDDSSLLLRWTGIEEGRSFNYSINHNCTGKFYSNEIMINYTSTNEITTRIENKLTLQTCEIQLWVRIRNSTELIDSILIVPSKLPEATTTDHDFPKAEPESKESARVVVPELKNSTSLESSTVEVPLTSENMDKIFKKYGTHYNQITLTSKLKTTLKGVIGKRHIQHHEVKSSLTNKSILFLISGLILTLAIIISLSSIYYHYALRKGDAQETVMLEEIVPITSEHDQTHNTNIKVADFEDAVRKIIFTNILENELHSIPHTATTTCHIGLESKNINRNKDRFHIPYDCTRVILRPLPGLGTHDYINASYINGYDKPKAYIACQGPKFYTVKDFWRLIWQENVETIVMATNLLENKKRMCAEYWPQKVNALYECGNMTIKLIKEENFEYHDIRVLEICYDIYTRKIEHLHLKWHSSDEIPFYPNDLIPVVKHIRKITENSEVPIVIHSGFGVNRTGTLILCDLALAMANSTNEVNIYNLTRKLREQRPRMVNKTKNYLLVHLVVLEVFVEMENPFKKRIQENLDKNIIKQQLGYLNRLCWNDRVIESPMSQCATTSRLHPSFVDGYGTRKNFIIIQQPNEQTVAKFWKLIVTEEVTHILFLKKVNKKISLWPHRNVGSTGIILVRFLEETRKSYGTINYLHVRRFNKTTGQIIYDTNICLFILKNWNEQKQSPNSVDNFLEITLEFNKLSKGQEPCLIACNDGICASGLFVVISYVLNKYEMELKIDVCNAIRTARRSGTQFIHNSVISGPTCISVLQRCTSVKDHYSNLSVAASKSLGFIIHCSRDLKESILKLYVSFVRSKLE from the exons ATGGTTCAAAATAAATCCTTCACAGTTGATATACCGGAGTTAACAACATTTAGAA AAACTCTGCAAGCAACTATGGATGATTCTAGTCTGTTATTAAGATGGACAGGCATCGAAGAAGGAAGATCCTTTAATTATTCCATAAATCATAAC TGCACtggaaaattttattcaaacgAAATAATGATAAACTATACATCAACAAACGAAATAACAACcagaattgaaaataaattaacgcTCCAAACTTGTGAGATACAATTATGGGTCAGAATAAGAAACAGCACTGAACTAATTGACAGTATTTTAATTGTACCATCGAAGCTTCCTGAAGCGACAACAACGGATCATGATTTTCCAAAAGCAGAACCAGAATCCAAAGAGTCTGCAAGAGTTGTGGTCCCCGAATTGAAAAATAGTACTTCATTGGAATCTTCAACCGTTGAAGTACCGTTAACTTCAGAAAATAtggataaaatttttaaaaaatatggaacTCACTACAACCAAATAACTCTGACTTCGAAGTTGAAAACGACACTTAAAG gCGTTATAGGAAAGCGTCACATCCAACATCACGAAGTTAAAAGCAGTCTTACCAATAAGAGCATCTTATTTCTTATATCAGgattaattttaacattggCAATTATAATTTCCTTATCAAGTATCTATTATCATTATGCATTGAGAAAGGGTGACGCCCAAGAGACTGTTATGCTGGAGGAAATAGTGCCTATAACTAGTGAGCATGATCAAACACATAACACAAACATAAAAGTAGCAGATTTTGAAGATGCtgtaagaaaaataattttcacaaatATATTGGAAAACGAGCTTCAC TCCATACCTCACACAGCAACGACAACATGTCACATTGGCTTAGAAAGTAAGAATATTAATAGGAACAAAGATCGGTTTCACATTCCAT ATGACTGTACTCGGGTTATACTAAGGCCACTACCGGGGCTAGGAACTCATGATTATATAAACGCCAGTTACATAAAC GGTTACGACAAACCTAAAGCTTATATTGCTTGTCAGGGACCTAAATTTTATACAGTGAAAGATTTTTGGAGGTTAATTTGGCAAGAGAATGTCGAAACAATCGTAATGGCCACTAACttgttggaaaataaaaaa AGAATGTGCGCCGAGTACTGGCCGCAAAAAGTCAATGCTTTGTACGAATGTGGAAATATGACAATCAAACTAATTAAAGAAGAAAACTTCGAGTACCATGACATTCGGGTACTTGAAATATGTTACGATATCTACACGAGAAAAATTGAACATCTCCATCTGAAATGGCATTCCAGCGATGAAATTCCATTTTATCCAAACGATTTGATACCAGTAGTAAAACACATAAGGAAAATTACTGAAAACAGTGAAGTCCCAATTGTGATTCATTCAGG ATTTGGGGTAAACAGAACAGGAACTTTAATTTTATGCGATCTAGCTTTAGCAATGGCAAATTCAACAAATGAagttaatatttataatttaacaagaaaattaaGAGAACAAAGACCTCGTATGGTAAACAAAACG aagaACTATTTACTagtacatttggttgttttgGAAGTTTTCGTAGAAATGGAAAAtccatttaaaaaacgtaTTCAGGAAAACttagataaaaatattatcaaaCAACAACTAGGCTATCTAAATAGGTTATGTTGGAATGACAGAGTTATTGAATCCCCGATGTCTCAATGTGCAACCACCAGTCGACTGCACCCGAGTTTTG TGGACGGTTACGGAACGAGAAAAAACTTCATAATTATACAACAACCAAACGAACAAACTGttgcaaaattttggaaattaattgtaacagaagaagttactcatattttatttttgaaaaaagttaaC aaaaaaatttcgctATGGCCCCACAGGAATGTTGGTTCTActgggataattttagtgAGATTCTTAGAGGAAACCAGAAAATCCTATGGCACAATAAATTACTTACACGTCCGAAGattcaataaaacgactggacaa ATCATTTACGATACTaatatttgtttgtttatacTGAAGAATTGGAATGAGCAAAAACAATCACCAAATTCTGTTGACAACTTCCTTGAAATTACATTAGAATTTAACAAGCTTAGTAAAGGCCAGGAACCCTGCTTAATCGCGTGTAA TGATGGAATCTGCGCTTCTGGTTTATTTGTGGTCATTTCGTATGTTTTAAATAAGTACGAAATGGAATTGAAAATCGATGTGTGTAATGCTATACGTACTGCGAGGAGAAGTGGAACACAGTTTATACACAATTcg
- the LOC138129914 gene encoding uncharacterized protein isoform X6, giving the protein MNTQREKMLFWLIIYCYLLVKLMSAEVITLIKDSNVTCLITENSVAYYSTSPDITVNRQSSDINVTWIYDDWRNIHSKNSSHGPVTDRRWKGFTKGKFDGFIMNNNVRCFSIYADGGNVTLEFTSGDLKQDIKSLNIKDDDSIDENIRKSSFHWLHYALIRKNNSVNISTNGNVIQTIHLDFVPRSLVIYSNYLKFHDYYFKYSDTITTTKNFSSYLIFDTPKNMCLSFFTSVDKNCYLDVIVNVNKINVFNQTVKGFNEDNLLKSWKEIEIKTNLIGKGEIIFFRRRLDNNTTGYWAIDDIRFCNKNIEIISTDFSHKSDNKVLCKNLNAEYKPGVNMFCNKTGYLGKNCSVSCEQLLGKSYSNCENYTVCLENEFCYCASGYTGASCERTCNPGYWGINCSSLCSSACEICDQTNHCTKCKSKFFGEECSEQLPVVLEPPKLNFITDESVTIEISNLKCSDDEAKPDHYQIQYKQVDEKIYKNFSDPELVTLSTTYRSHIYRISNLTTKTHAYNIRVILMVQNKSFTVDIPELTTFRKTLQATMDDSSLLLRWTGIEEGRSFNYSINHNCTGKFYSNEIMINYTSTNEITTRIENKLTLQTCEIQLWVRIRNSTELIDSILIVPSKLPEATTTDHDFPKAEPESKESARVVVPELKNSTSLESSTVEVPLTSENMDKIFKKYGTHYNQITLTSKLKTTLKGVIGKRHIQHHEVKSSLTNKSILFLISGLILTLAIIISLSSIYYHYALRKGDAQETVMLEEIVPITSEHDQTHNTNIKVADFEDAVRKIIFTNILENELHSIPHTATTTCHIGLESKNINRNKDRFHIPYDCTRVILRPLPGLGTHDYINASYINGYDKPKAYIACQGPKFYTVKDFWRLIWQENVETIVMATNLLENKKRMCAEYWPQKVNALYECGNMTIKLIKEENFEYHDIRVLEICYDIYTRKIEHLHLKWHSSDEIPFYPNDLIPVVKHIRKITENSEVPIVIHSGFGVNRTGTLILCDLALAMANSTNEVNIYNLTRKLREQRPRMVNKTKNYLLVHLVVLEVFVEMENPFKKRIQENLDKNIIKQQLGYLNRLCWNDRVIESPMSQCATTSRLHPSFVDGYGTRKNFIIIQQPNEQTVAKFWKLIVTEEVTHILFLKKVNKKISLWPHRNVGSTGIILVRFLEETRKSYGTINYLHVRRFNKTTGQIIYDTNICLFILKNWNEQKQSPNSVDNFLEITLEFNKLSKGQEPCLIACNDGICASGLFVVISYVLNKYEMELKIDVCNAIRTARRSGTQFIHNSYVTGEVAVSSSLP; this is encoded by the exons ATGAACACGCAACgcgaaaaaatgttattttggtTAATTATATATTGTTATTTACTTGTAAAATTAATGTCGGCTGAAGTGATTACACTAATTAAAGATTCAAATGTCACATGTCtaataactgaaaattcaGTTGCCTATTACAGTACATCACCAGATATTacag TTAACCGCCAATCGAGTGACATTAACGTAACTTGGATTTATGATGATTGGAGAAATATACATTCGAAAAATTCCTCGCATGGCCCTGTTACAGATAGGCGATGGAAGG gATTCACTAAAGGGAAATTTGATGGTTTTATTATGAATAATAACGTGCGTTGCTTCTCAATATATGCTGATGGTGGTAACGTGACACTTGAATTCACTTCTGGAGATCTGAAACAGGACATCAAATCACTTAACATAAAAGATGATGATAGCATCGAT gaAAATATTAGAAAATCTTCTTTTCATTGGTTGCATTACGCATTAATACGAAAAAACAATAGTGTTAACATATCAACTAACGGTAATGTAATTCAAACCATACATTTGGACTTTGTTCCACGTTCTCTCGTAATTTACagcaattatttaaaatttcatgacT attatttcaaatattcTGACACAATCACCACgaccaaaaatttttcaagttatttaatttttgatactCCTAAAAATATGTGTCTATCTTTTTTTACATCTGTGGATAAAAACTGTTATCTGGATGTAATTgttaatgtcaataaaataaatgtttttaaccAAACAGTTAAAGGATTTAATGAAGATAATTTGTTGAAGAGTTGgaaagaaattgaaataaaaactaatttaattggaaaaggagaaattatattttttcggAGGCGGTTAGATAATAATACCACAGGGTACTGGGCAATAGATGATATccgtttttgtaataaaaacataG aaattatttccaCAGACTTTTCTCATAAAAGTgacaataaagttttatgtaaaAATCTAAATGCAGAATATAAACCAGGAGTTaatatgttttgtaataaGACTGGGTATTTAGGAAAAAACTGCAGTGTAAGCTGTGAACAATTGCTAGGAAAATCCTATTCGAATTGTGAAAATTATACAGTATGTTTAGAAAACGAATTTTGTTACTGTGCTTCGGGATATACCGGAGCATCTTGTGAAAGAA CTTGTAATCCGGGCTACTGGGGAATAAATTGTAGTTCATTGTGTAGTTCTGCATGTGAAATTTGTGATCAGACGAATCATTGTACAAAAtgtaaaagtaaattttttggaGAAGAATGCTCAG aacAACTGCCAGTTGTGTTGGAACCTCCcaaacttaattttattacagacGAATCAGTAACTATTGAAATTAGTAACCTAAAATGTAGTGATGATGAAGCAAAACCGGACCATTATCAAATCCAATATAAGCAA GTTGACGAAAAAATTTACAAGAACTTTTCGGATCCAGAATTGGTTACATTGAGTACCACCTACAGAAGTCATATTTATAGGATTAGTAATTTGACGACAAAAACACACGCATATAACATAAGAGTAATATTGATGGTTCAAAATAAATCCTTCACAGTTGATATACCGGAGTTAACAACATTTAGAA AAACTCTGCAAGCAACTATGGATGATTCTAGTCTGTTATTAAGATGGACAGGCATCGAAGAAGGAAGATCCTTTAATTATTCCATAAATCATAAC TGCACtggaaaattttattcaaacgAAATAATGATAAACTATACATCAACAAACGAAATAACAACcagaattgaaaataaattaacgcTCCAAACTTGTGAGATACAATTATGGGTCAGAATAAGAAACAGCACTGAACTAATTGACAGTATTTTAATTGTACCATCGAAGCTTCCTGAAGCGACAACAACGGATCATGATTTTCCAAAAGCAGAACCAGAATCCAAAGAGTCTGCAAGAGTTGTGGTCCCCGAATTGAAAAATAGTACTTCATTGGAATCTTCAACCGTTGAAGTACCGTTAACTTCAGAAAATAtggataaaatttttaaaaaatatggaacTCACTACAACCAAATAACTCTGACTTCGAAGTTGAAAACGACACTTAAAG gCGTTATAGGAAAGCGTCACATCCAACATCACGAAGTTAAAAGCAGTCTTACCAATAAGAGCATCTTATTTCTTATATCAGgattaattttaacattggCAATTATAATTTCCTTATCAAGTATCTATTATCATTATGCATTGAGAAAGGGTGACGCCCAAGAGACTGTTATGCTGGAGGAAATAGTGCCTATAACTAGTGAGCATGATCAAACACATAACACAAACATAAAAGTAGCAGATTTTGAAGATGCtgtaagaaaaataattttcacaaatATATTGGAAAACGAGCTTCAC TCCATACCTCACACAGCAACGACAACATGTCACATTGGCTTAGAAAGTAAGAATATTAATAGGAACAAAGATCGGTTTCACATTCCAT ATGACTGTACTCGGGTTATACTAAGGCCACTACCGGGGCTAGGAACTCATGATTATATAAACGCCAGTTACATAAAC GGTTACGACAAACCTAAAGCTTATATTGCTTGTCAGGGACCTAAATTTTATACAGTGAAAGATTTTTGGAGGTTAATTTGGCAAGAGAATGTCGAAACAATCGTAATGGCCACTAACttgttggaaaataaaaaa AGAATGTGCGCCGAGTACTGGCCGCAAAAAGTCAATGCTTTGTACGAATGTGGAAATATGACAATCAAACTAATTAAAGAAGAAAACTTCGAGTACCATGACATTCGGGTACTTGAAATATGTTACGATATCTACACGAGAAAAATTGAACATCTCCATCTGAAATGGCATTCCAGCGATGAAATTCCATTTTATCCAAACGATTTGATACCAGTAGTAAAACACATAAGGAAAATTACTGAAAACAGTGAAGTCCCAATTGTGATTCATTCAGG ATTTGGGGTAAACAGAACAGGAACTTTAATTTTATGCGATCTAGCTTTAGCAATGGCAAATTCAACAAATGAagttaatatttataatttaacaagaaaattaaGAGAACAAAGACCTCGTATGGTAAACAAAACG aagaACTATTTACTagtacatttggttgttttgGAAGTTTTCGTAGAAATGGAAAAtccatttaaaaaacgtaTTCAGGAAAACttagataaaaatattatcaaaCAACAACTAGGCTATCTAAATAGGTTATGTTGGAATGACAGAGTTATTGAATCCCCGATGTCTCAATGTGCAACCACCAGTCGACTGCACCCGAGTTTTG TGGACGGTTACGGAACGAGAAAAAACTTCATAATTATACAACAACCAAACGAACAAACTGttgcaaaattttggaaattaattgtaacagaagaagttactcatattttatttttgaaaaaagttaaC aaaaaaatttcgctATGGCCCCACAGGAATGTTGGTTCTActgggataattttagtgAGATTCTTAGAGGAAACCAGAAAATCCTATGGCACAATAAATTACTTACACGTCCGAAGattcaataaaacgactggacaa ATCATTTACGATACTaatatttgtttgtttatacTGAAGAATTGGAATGAGCAAAAACAATCACCAAATTCTGTTGACAACTTCCTTGAAATTACATTAGAATTTAACAAGCTTAGTAAAGGCCAGGAACCCTGCTTAATCGCGTGTAA TGATGGAATCTGCGCTTCTGGTTTATTTGTGGTCATTTCGTATGTTTTAAATAAGTACGAAATGGAATTGAAAATCGATGTGTGTAATGCTATACGTACTGCGAGGAGAAGTGGAACACAGTTTATACACAATTcg